In Pontimonas salivibrio, the sequence TCGGTCATCACCGAGGTGGGGCTTCTCCTCCGAGTGAACAGGGAGGGTTCGATGAACCGCACCCTCGTGTCCGGGAGGGTGCTCTTCGGTGAAACCTTGCGCGATGCCCTATTTCGACACCTGGAAAAAGATCTCGGTCCAATGGCGTTTCCCCAACTGCCCGTCTCCCCGCAGCCGGCTCAAGTGGCCGAATACTTCCCGGAACCCGACGCCAAATACACCGATTTTCGTCAGCACGCCGTCGCCTTGGTGTATGTCGTGCCGGTGACGGGCACCTGCGAGCCCAGGCAGGATGCCCTCGAAATCACGTGGATGTCACCGGAAGAAGCCGTTAGTGACTCCATCGCCTCCGAACTTGAAGGCGGCCGGGGCCAGCTACTGCGATCGGCGCTCGCAAGCGTCGGCGCGTTGCCTTAACCGGGCAGTTTTCTAACGGGTCGCTTCCAACACGATGTCGTGAACCTGCACCGCCGAGCCACCAATGGTCTGTTCGCGCGAGACCACTCGGGTTGACACAGTCGACCAGTGGGAAGGGATTGCCTCACACAGCTCATCTTCTGTGAAACACATGTCGGCGGGTGGGCGAGGAATACCTGCCTCGGCATCTTTCGGGTCGTGTCCGACGATGAGGAGGGTTCCTCCCGGTGCGACGGCGTCAACGGCGTGAGCCCAGATGCGCTGCCTCGCGGTGGGGTCGGTGTGAATGAACTGGAGGCTCACCGCATCGGCACTGCCTGGCTCGACGGGCCAGGCTTTCTGTAAATCCCATACCCGCCAGTCAATGTCGAGTGCTCCTCCTGATGTGGATGTGTGCGTGTCGGCTTCTTTCACCCCGCGGTAGATTCCCACCGAAGAGGCTTCCAGAGCGATCACCCTCCAGCCCTGTTCGGCCAGCCACAGAGCGTCACCACCTTCACCTGCTCCCGCGTCAATGGCGAGCCCCGCAATGCGCGAGGACAACACATCCTCTAAAACGGGGTTTACCTTCCCGCTCCACATGGCGCTTTTTCCGAAGTAGCGTTGATTCCAGGCGGCGGTAGCCGCCGGATCTAATCCCTGTGTCACACGCCGCAGTCGAAGTGCCCGCCACGACCACATCACCCGAAGGCCCAACCACAGCAGGGGAGTCAGCGCTCCAGCGTGAACATGGAGAGTGTCGTGAAAGTCGGTACCGCCGTCGGGCCGTGCGATCAGACTCATCCGGTGATTCCAATCACGAAGGGCGCCCAGAGCGCCGGATGTTCCGTGCCCACTATCGGTGACAGAGCGCGTGGACCAATCGGTCACGTCGTCGACGAGGTGAATAGTTTGGTCACCCAGAGGCACAATGCCGCCTGCTTTCACCGACACCGAGTAGTCGGTGTTCGGGGCGAAACGATTCGGCAACGGTAAGCCGGGACTCTCGACAAAAACGGTGAAGGGCGCTGATACGGCTTTAAAAATCGCGGGATTATGAAGGGCATCCCACGCGCTATCGATGGAACAAGAAAGGGTGGCGTGGGTGGAAATCTTCATCTACATATTGTCTCCTGTTCGGCTTGCGCTCAGCCGGGAGGCCTAACCTCCACAACATGAAAGCCACACTCAACGACACCGTATTGGCCGAAGCGAGCGACGAAGAAGTCGTCTCCATCGAGGGCAACTGGTATTTCGCCCCGCACACTGTGAAAGCACAGTTCTTAGACGCGAGTC encodes:
- a CDS encoding DUF4916 domain-containing protein translates to MAQTRTPDPNSGWFSDDELKEIRQRLPLMYVEAVPVRVDSYSVITEVGLLLRVNREGSMNRTLVSGRVLFGETLRDALFRHLEKDLGPMAFPQLPVSPQPAQVAEYFPEPDAKYTDFRQHAVALVYVVPVTGTCEPRQDALEITWMSPEEAVSDSIASELEGGRGQLLRSALASVGALP
- a CDS encoding class I SAM-dependent methyltransferase, which produces MKISTHATLSCSIDSAWDALHNPAIFKAVSAPFTVFVESPGLPLPNRFAPNTDYSVSVKAGGIVPLGDQTIHLVDDVTDWSTRSVTDSGHGTSGALGALRDWNHRMSLIARPDGGTDFHDTLHVHAGALTPLLWLGLRVMWSWRALRLRRVTQGLDPAATAAWNQRYFGKSAMWSGKVNPVLEDVLSSRIAGLAIDAGAGEGGDALWLAEQGWRVIALEASSVGIYRGVKEADTHTSTSGGALDIDWRVWDLQKAWPVEPGSADAVSLQFIHTDPTARQRIWAHAVDAVAPGGTLLIVGHDPKDAEAGIPRPPADMCFTEDELCEAIPSHWSTVSTRVVSREQTIGGSAVQVHDIVLEATR